One Planctomycetia bacterium genomic window carries:
- a CDS encoding MFS transporter yields MNKKPLHRNVLLLAWASFFNDVASEMFVPLLPVFLLGLGAGKQVIGWIEGVADFISSMLKLFAGAWSDRLSKRKWLIITGYAMPALLRPLIGLATSWWHVFLIRSGDRFGKGIRTSARDALIADSTPADQRGYAFGFHRAMDHLGAALGPVIAFLFLLWMPGEVRFLMLLAIIPGMIVTLLVMFGLQEQPRQSSEEKTPFRFQVKELGRNFWWFMLVIAVFSLGASSDMFILVRLKELGIIDEKYLLIIWCVFHLLKSGGNLVFGKLTDVVTPKWLIILGWLLYAVIYGLFGLITSEYVAIGLFMVYAFYYAMTEPPERALVAQMVPAKIRGQAFGWYHFITGVIVLPASVLFGWLYDHFGAKVPFLVTAAIAVIAAVMMCGLQTDKQVDQQNM; encoded by the coding sequence ATGAATAAGAAACCGCTTCATCGCAATGTATTACTGTTAGCCTGGGCCAGTTTCTTTAACGATGTGGCCAGTGAGATGTTTGTGCCATTGCTGCCGGTGTTTCTCCTGGGGTTAGGCGCGGGCAAGCAAGTAATTGGATGGATAGAAGGAGTTGCCGATTTCATTTCGAGCATGTTGAAGTTGTTTGCCGGGGCATGGTCAGATCGACTTTCCAAGCGGAAGTGGCTGATTATTACCGGCTACGCCATGCCAGCACTCTTGCGTCCACTCATAGGCTTGGCGACTTCATGGTGGCATGTCTTTCTGATTCGTTCAGGCGACCGGTTTGGCAAGGGCATACGCACTTCAGCCAGGGATGCCTTGATTGCCGATTCCACACCAGCAGACCAACGGGGGTATGCGTTTGGCTTTCATCGAGCGATGGATCATCTGGGGGCTGCGTTAGGGCCGGTGATAGCCTTTCTCTTTCTGCTCTGGATGCCCGGTGAAGTGCGTTTCCTGATGCTGCTGGCGATCATCCCCGGAATGATTGTAACCCTTCTGGTGATGTTTGGCCTGCAGGAACAGCCTCGCCAATCGAGCGAGGAGAAGACTCCGTTCCGGTTTCAGGTCAAAGAACTGGGCAGGAATTTCTGGTGGTTCATGCTGGTGATTGCAGTATTTTCTTTAGGCGCGTCCAGCGACATGTTTATTCTTGTCAGGCTGAAAGAGTTAGGGATCATTGATGAAAAATACTTGCTTATCATCTGGTGCGTGTTTCATCTGCTGAAAAGCGGAGGCAACCTTGTTTTTGGTAAGCTGACTGATGTAGTGACACCGAAATGGTTGATTATTCTTGGCTGGTTGTTGTATGCAGTGATTTATGGTTTGTTTGGTTTGATAACTTCTGAATACGTGGCCATTGGATTGTTCATGGTCTACGCCTTCTATTATGCCATGACCGAACCGCCAGAAAGGGCACTGGTAGCGCAGATGGTTCCTGCGAAGATACGCGGACAGGCCTTTGGCTGGTATCACTTCATAACAGGGGTCATTGTGCTGCCAGCCAGTGTGTTATTTGGCTGGCTCTACGATCACTTTGGCGCCAAAGTGCCATTTCTGGTGACCGCAGCAATTGCTGTGATTGCAGCAGTAATGATGTGTGGCTTGCAGACAGATAAGCAGGTGGATCAGCAGAATATGTAA
- a CDS encoding ATP-dependent 6-phosphofructokinase, which translates to MNHQSPTGFPDFSIERLGPAIVESPLLKQFDDASGFFVGDDVRTLYDTVGVAWSHGSMPSEIDAVNMEMAGPRRFIYFEPDQVKAGIVTCGGLCPGLNNVIRSLVLSLSNQYGVREILGFRYGYSGLVESGTPPMELSPEVVDPIHLNGGTFLGSSRGPQEIGEMLNFLRLRKVNILFTIGGDGTQKGAMLLAQEAIKQRYPLSVIGLPKTIDNDINFVDRTFGFETAFSLADQALRAAYAEARGVINGIGMVKLMGRHSGYITALSSLAHGQVNCVLIPEVKFDIEGPSGFLRVLQSILDRQRFALIAIAEGAGQDLLEDEVKKAGTDASGNQKLADIGIALRKAIEAYAKSRRMTVNVRYIDPSYMIRSAVATPNDSVFCLQLAQHAVHAAMSGRTSMIVGIWKNTFTHIPMCTAIDQKRKIDPCSSIWQCVLQSTNQPASMKN; encoded by the coding sequence ATGAACCATCAATCACCTACAGGCTTCCCGGATTTTTCCATCGAACGGCTAGGACCTGCTATCGTCGAATCCCCCCTGCTGAAGCAGTTTGATGATGCATCAGGATTTTTTGTCGGTGACGATGTGCGAACACTTTACGATACCGTGGGAGTAGCCTGGTCACATGGCTCCATGCCCAGCGAAATCGATGCCGTCAACATGGAAATGGCTGGCCCGCGCCGTTTCATCTATTTCGAACCAGACCAGGTGAAGGCGGGCATTGTGACCTGTGGCGGTTTGTGTCCCGGATTAAACAATGTCATTCGCAGCCTGGTGCTGAGCCTGTCGAATCAGTACGGAGTTCGAGAGATTCTCGGTTTCCGCTACGGATATTCAGGATTGGTAGAAAGTGGCACACCACCGATGGAGTTGTCGCCTGAAGTGGTTGATCCCATCCATCTGAATGGTGGAACCTTTCTGGGCTCATCACGCGGCCCTCAGGAAATTGGGGAGATGTTGAACTTCCTGCGATTGCGCAAGGTCAACATCCTCTTCACCATTGGTGGCGACGGCACTCAGAAGGGCGCTATGCTCCTGGCACAGGAAGCAATCAAGCAGCGCTATCCTCTTTCTGTCATCGGCTTGCCTAAGACCATCGATAACGACATCAACTTTGTGGATAGAACCTTTGGATTTGAAACTGCCTTCTCCCTGGCTGATCAAGCATTGCGAGCCGCTTATGCTGAAGCACGGGGCGTCATCAACGGCATCGGCATGGTCAAGTTGATGGGAAGACATTCGGGTTACATCACTGCTTTATCAAGTCTTGCACATGGCCAGGTGAACTGCGTTCTGATTCCCGAAGTGAAATTCGACATTGAAGGTCCAAGTGGTTTCCTGAGGGTCCTTCAGAGTATTCTCGATCGACAGCGTTTTGCCTTAATCGCAATCGCTGAGGGTGCCGGTCAGGATTTGCTCGAAGACGAAGTCAAAAAGGCAGGCACCGATGCATCAGGCAACCAGAAACTGGCAGATATCGGTATCGCCCTGCGAAAGGCGATTGAAGCCTACGCCAAATCCAGACGAATGACTGTCAATGTCCGCTATATCGACCCCAGCTACATGATCCGCTCTGCAGTTGCTACCCCCAACGACAGCGTCTTCTGTCTGCAACTGGCTCAACATGCAGTGCATGCCGCCATGTCTGGCCGAACCAGCATGATCGTTGGCATCTGGAAAAATACCTTTACCCATATTCCAATGTGTACTGCCATTGATCAAAAGCGAAAAATCGATCCCTGCAGTTCGATCTGGCAATGCGTACTGCAATCCACCAATCAACCAGCATCGATGAAGAATTGA
- a CDS encoding D-alanine--D-alanine ligase, translating into MARIVILYNEPVLPANHPDAESERDLLHTVETISRVLQQAQYQVALTGLKKSPEELLKSIAENKPDLVFNLFEGFGDRPASEYYIAGLLEWLKVPYTGCPLEAMVLGRDKVRTKYLLKGAGLPTAEFQVVSSVDVLHVPASWPLIVKPAGTDASIGIHQDSVVSTIQALRNKVEQILKDYGAPVLVEKYLPGTEFNVGVIDNQGLMALPVAEMVYTPQPGVDWPIVSYESKWDIGSADDLAMQPRCPAQIPSALAEQLQSLALQAFQLVGCRDYARVDLRLDDNQQPYIMEVNPNPDLGESAGLARMIRASGTTYEKLIVQLVRNHLGYE; encoded by the coding sequence ATGGCGAGGATCGTAATACTTTATAACGAGCCGGTATTGCCAGCGAATCATCCCGATGCTGAATCAGAACGCGACCTGCTGCATACAGTCGAAACGATCTCTCGTGTCTTGCAACAAGCCCAGTACCAGGTTGCGCTGACTGGGTTGAAAAAGTCGCCTGAGGAGCTGCTCAAGTCAATTGCTGAGAACAAGCCTGATCTGGTCTTCAATCTGTTTGAAGGATTTGGCGACAGGCCTGCCAGCGAATATTACATTGCCGGGCTACTGGAATGGCTTAAGGTTCCCTATACCGGCTGTCCTCTGGAAGCGATGGTGCTGGGGCGAGATAAGGTCAGGACGAAATATCTATTGAAAGGCGCTGGTTTGCCGACAGCGGAATTTCAGGTAGTTTCGTCGGTTGATGTATTGCATGTCCCGGCAAGTTGGCCCTTAATCGTAAAACCTGCTGGAACTGATGCGAGCATTGGCATTCATCAGGATAGCGTGGTGAGTACGATTCAGGCGCTACGCAACAAGGTAGAGCAGATACTGAAGGATTATGGGGCGCCGGTTCTTGTGGAGAAGTATTTACCTGGTACGGAGTTTAATGTTGGAGTGATAGATAACCAGGGCTTGATGGCCTTGCCTGTTGCAGAAATGGTGTACACACCACAGCCGGGGGTTGATTGGCCTATTGTCAGTTATGAAAGCAAATGGGATATCGGTTCAGCAGATGACCTGGCCATGCAACCTCGATGTCCGGCACAGATACCGAGTGCATTGGCAGAACAGTTGCAATCCTTGGCGCTTCAGGCCTTTCAATTAGTCGGATGCAGAGATTATGCACGGGTTGATTTGAGATTGGATGATAATCAGCAGCCCTACATCATGGAAGTGAACCCCAATCCCGATCTTGGTGAATCAGCAGGGTTGGCACGCATGATCAGAGCTTCTGGAACAACTTACGAAAAGCTGATTGTCCAGTTAGTCAGAAACCATCTTGGATATGAATAA